Sequence from the Maribellus comscasis genome:
TTAGTTAGCTTTCAAAACAATTCCGGAACCCGAAGTAAAACTACAAACTGCTACTCATCATTATTCACTCTTTTTTGCTTCCTCCCAAATCGCATCCATTTCCGCCAAACTCATGTCGTGCAGTTTTTTTCCTTTTAGTAAAGTTTCGCTTTCCAGATAATTAAAACGTTTTATAAACTTCAGATTGGTACGCTCCAATGCAGCCTCCGGGTCAACACCGTAGAGTCTGGCGGCGTTTACCATTGCAAAAAACAAATCTCCAAATTCCGCTTCTATTTTATCTTTATCCACTTTTTCAATCTCAAAACTCAACTCATTCACCTCTTCTTTTACTTTCTCCCAAACCTGTTCCTTATATTCCCAATCGAAACCCACACCACTGGCTTTTTCCTGAATCCGGTTGGCTTTTACCAGCGCAGGCATCGCTGCGGGCACACCTTCCAACACACGTTTATTTCCCCCTTTTTCTTTCAATTTCAAAGCCTCCCAGTTTTCCTCAACTTTTCGCGCAGAACCTTCAACATCAACTTCTCCAAAAACATGCGGATGGCGATAAATCAACTTTTTATTAATTCCCTGAAGTACGTCGCCAATATCAAAAGCTCCTTTTTCTGAACCAATTTTAGCATAAAAAACAATATGCAACATCAAATCACCCAATTCCTTTTTTATTTCCTGTAAATCATTTTTCAAAATGGCTTCCGCCAATTCGTAGGTTTCTTCAATGGTATTTTTTCGTAACGACTCCAGTGTTTGCTTCCGATC
This genomic interval carries:
- the mazG gene encoding nucleoside triphosphate pyrophosphohydrolase; the protein is MEKKIEAFKELLDIMDELREKCPWDRKQTLESLRKNTIEETYELAEAILKNDLQEIKKELGDLMLHIVFYAKIGSEKGAFDIGDVLQGINKKLIYRHPHVFGEVDVEGSARKVEENWEALKLKEKGGNKRVLEGVPAAMPALVKANRIQEKASGVGFDWEYKEQVWEKVKEEVNELSFEIEKVDKDKIEAEFGDLFFAMVNAARLYGVDPEAALERTNLKFIKRFNYLESETLLKGKKLHDMSLAEMDAIWEEAKKSE